The Ralstonia pickettii DTP0602 genome segment TTCCCACAGAGCCTGAATCTGTCCGCGATCCCGGGCCAGGCCACAAATTGATGCTGAAGCCGACCGGCGCTGGACGCGGCTTCCACAGCCGCTGCTCGGCTTCGTCGGCCCAGCGCGACAGGACACGTGCGTCCACGCGCTGCGGCGCAGGCGGAGCGCGATTTCCTGTGGCTGAAAGCGCAAGGTTCTCTGTGAGCGCAACGGGCAACCATGCTCCACTGACACCCGGTGCACAGAGCACCCGACCTTGACGAACATAGACGGTGACGGCCCCGGGTGCCGCCGTCTGATAGCCGCCAATCCGGCGCACGCCGTATTCCGTGCCCTCTACTGATGCCGACACCTCGTTGGTCACCACTTGGCCGCCACCCTCCTTGAGTATGCTCTTGATCCTGGCAAAGAGTTCGCCAACAAACAGCGTGATGGAACCCAGCTGCACTCGCGTTGCGCGATTGAGCATGACAGCGCTGCCATCGTCATAGTCGATGACCGCCTGGCCGCCAGCCGTGTCGATGCTGTCACCAGCGTAGACCTCCATGCCTGGCGTATTGGCGATCTTCCCTTGGCCCGGGCGTTCTACGGTGACTTCCGGATCGGCATAGAGCAGTATCCCGGTCCGCGGCAGTCCCAGGGCACAACCGGCAAGCAGGCTGACGGACAGCACGGTTGTGACGATAACAACAAGCGTGTTGGGACGCTGATCAGTTCCGGTCATGAGACCACCTCCGTTCCAGTGCCGCCAACGCCCACCAGGTCGCGACGAAGGCGGCGAGGTGATACAGGCTGTCCATCAGCAAGCGGAGCTTGCCATACAGCAACATCATGATGGCCAGGTAGGCGAGGCACGCCGCGGGCAGGACAAGCCAGTCAAGCCGCCGCGATTTGCCCACGCGCCACAGGCGATATGCAATGGCAGCGACGATCATCACGACCGACAACATCCATTGCACAAGGAATCCCACAGGCGTCACGATCGCGCCGGTCATGATGGCATTCACCGCATCGGCCTGGATCTCGAAGCCATAGCGCTCGGGCCCTTCCGGATCCAGGCGTGTTTGAAGCAGATCGAGCGAGTGCTCCGCGCCGACGACAATCACCTTGCCTCGCCACGTTCCGGCCGGGATCGGGGGATTTGCGAGCAAAGCCTCTGCGCGCACTCGCCTGCGCGGATCGCGCAGGCGTTCGCGATGTGACATGGGGAAATAGAAGCGCGCCATGACGGCATCAACCGGCTCGGCAGGGCACTCCTTGTCCGGGCGGTCGGATACCTCGCGCACTGAGAAGGGGACGGCTTTCTCGGCGTCGCCCACGCTCCACTGCAGCCACCTCTCCGAGGCAGGAATAGGTTCGATGCTCACTGCGCCATGGACGGCGTACAGTGCAAACGACCCGTAAACGCGCTTTCCCACCTGCATGGCGAGTGTGCCGAGGACGACCTTGTCGAGTTTCTGCCCGATACAGGTAAGCCCGAGCGCGGCGCCGGCATCGCCGAGTCCCGGAAGTGTGACCGGACTCCCGTCGGGGGCGAGCGCGTTGAAGCCAAACACCACCCGCGTGCCACGCTCACGCGCGGCACGCACGGCTCCGATCAGTGCGGCATCGGCAGGGCTTGCATCTTCCAACGTGATATCGAAGGCGATTGCTTTGACCTTCTGCTCCGTTGCCATGGCGATCAGGCGCGCGTACGCGGCGCGGCGTTCGGTGGCGAGGCGCCTCGTTTCGCCGGGGAGCGGCGCGATGCCAACGAGTAACAGGTCGTCCGAAAGCGCCGGCTCAAACAACACGTCGCCCACGAGCATGGTCCAGCTTGCGGTCCGCGTATCCAGGCCAAGCAGATCAAACAGGCTGACCCAGCCGAGACCGAGCACCGCCGCGCCGATTGCCACGGTCAGACCCACGCTTGCCTTGAGAAGGCGGAGCTTTTGCTTGACACGACTGAGGAAGTTGACCAGGCCGTCACCTTCCACCGCAACGGCAATTGCGGCAATGTCCCGATCGCGGGTGTCGCGCATCAGCGGCATCGTCTGCAAACGCGCGAACTGCGTGAGGTCGGCGGGCAATTCGCTGGCCGGGGGGAGTTGCACCCCGTCGATCAGGATGGGGATGACGCGCTTGTTCTGGCGGAGCGCCTCGGTCACTTCCCACCGGACGAAGTCGCTATTGGCATTCTCCGCCCGCTGCCTGAGTATGGTGAGCCATGCAGGGCCGACAACGGCCAGCACCACATCGTATTCCCTGAGTCTCTCCGACAGGATCCTCTGCCAGTCGGCGCCTGCGGGTATGTCCTGGACGTCGAGGAACACATGGTCCCGAGGAAACAAGTCAGCGAGGCGAATGCGCAGGAGCTCGCTCGTTGCGGAGCTATCCTCGCGCCGGTAGCTGATGAAAATATCAGGCATGGGGCGCGAGCCGGCTCACGCCGCAGCCCTTCGGCAGAGAGAGTGACGGCGTCACTCCCAGGAGCGCTGCGACGCCGTTCGTCCAGGACCACGCATTACGATCAGCAAGGCTTGTCATCGAAGCTGCCCTTGGTACCCCCGATCAGTTTCGGTTCCTGGAAGGTTTTCCACTCGGCAGGCAGCGAGCTCTTGTACGGGGGCAGGTGTCCACGAGCCTCGCGAGCGTGCAGGGCATCGCCTCGCGCAAGGAATTCCGCCTGAAAGAAGCGCATGAACGCCGCGTTTTCCTGCAAGGCGATCTCGAATATCGCCTGCCGCGACAGCAGGGAATCGCGTAGCTCGGGATGAGCGGCCGCCAGCCGCCGGAGTTCCATCAGCCTGGCGCGTATGCGCCGTGCCAGCCGGTCCTTGAGGGCCTGCACCTGGTTGAAGCAGTCGACCATGTGGTGCATCTCGTGGTTGAACGTATCGCCGCCGGGGGCTTCGCTGGGCGTGAACATCACGAATGCCACAGGGAAGGTAGTGACCGACAGCGCCACCGGCGATTGGAACCTCACGCCGCCCAACTGCTGGCTGGTGAACTGCGGCGTGGCGCGGAACGTGAACTCGTTGCGTGAGAACAGCCGCACACAGCCTTCAGTGCGCATCGTCGGGTCGACGCAGACCTGGTCGATGTTGACACCCGACACGGTGAAGTTGTAGCAGTACCGCTCCCGCTCCATGCTTACCTGCACATCGGGCCAGAACCCCGGGTCATAGTCGCCAGGATTGGTGCGCAACTGTTCCGCGCTGCGCTCCAGTTCCTGCTCTTCCCGTATCCGTGCCAGCAAGCCGATGCCATGTGACGGGGCAAAGGGGTTGGCGTCCCCCTGACTGGCGCGGCGGCGGCTGAAGGACGGCAGGGGGCGCAGCGCGGTCGGGATGCCCGCGCTGATGTCCGGCACGCCTGGTGCGGCCACCAGGTCGGGCCGCAGCCGAATGGTGAATTCCCGCCCCAGCTGCTCTCGTCCACCTTCGCCTACGCCTACGCGCTCATCGGCCGGCCCGGTCTCCTCGACCGTGGTGGCATGGCGGGCTGGCGTGTCCAGGATCAGGCGGCCGGAATTCCGATCGAAGCGCACCCGTACCATCAGCGGCCCGTCCAGGTGCAAGGCGATGCGCAAAGGCTCCAGTTCATCGGCTGCCTCACGCACGCGGCGGCGGATCTCTTCCAGGTCGGCCGCATTGGCGACGCTGCCGCGTGGGACCGGCGGCGACACACGCACCAGTCGCCAGGACGGGGGCATCTCGGCCGGTGTGGGGCCGGCGAGTTGCATCGGCGAGGCGTCGGTCAGCGGCGTGGTATCGATGTCGGACGCATAGCTGGCCTTGGCGCGGGTGCCGATCATGCCCAGGTCCATCGAGAATGTCACCTTGTGGCCCCGGATGAAATGCGTGGAGAAGCGATCCAGCGGCGCATCATCGCGGCGTGCGGCCACCCAGGTGTTGAAGGTGGTGCGCACCGTAGCCTGGGCCAGGTCGTTGCCCTGCTGGCGCAAATCCGTTCCCGGCGGCACCCGGCCACGCCGGCTGAAGTCGAGCAGCGTGAACGCCATCGAGGCGGCAGGAGAGTCCGACAGCCCGATCGTGGCCTGGCCGCTGCTGTCCAGCGTCGCCACCGTGGGCGGCATGAACCACGGTGGGAGTGCCAGGCCCCGCGGGGGACCGTCGCGTATCGGCGTGGGCACGGCAAGGTGGACAGCATCGCCGCTGACGTAGGTCACGACGGTCTCGTCTGCCACGATGGTTTGCAGGTAGCCAACCTGGTAGCGTGGGAACTGCGAGGCATCGCCGCTTGCCTGCACCGTTGCGTCAAGACGGAAGGCCCCCCGTGGCGAAGCGATCCGCACGACGTTCTGATCCGGGTCGACCTGCGCCTGGATCGGCGCGGCGCCACCTTCGGTGCGGCTGTCAGTGATGGCGAAGGTCAGCGGCACGGCGGGATGCGCCGGCTGGCGTTGCGGATCGATCGGGCCGGGCAAGGGCTGGTCAGGGCACCCGGTCGGGATATTGGCCAGCGGATCGCCCGTAGGCCGGCTCCACCAGGGCCGTGCCGGATCGACCATCTGGCTTGGGTCGAGCGGGTTGGGCGTACCAGGCGTATCGCAGGGCGGAATGCCCGCCTGCTCGACGAAGAACAGCGCGGCCTGATGCAGGATTCCTGTGTTGCCCACCGGAACATTCAGGCTGTCATGGACGAAGTGATGGAAGCCGAGGTCGAGGATGCGTGCCATGGCGCATAGCACGGGGTCGCTCGATTCGGTGAACACGCCCGAGCCCAGCCAGATTTCGCGCAAGCCCTTGGGCACCGCCTGGCCCATGCGGTTCGGCTTGACGTCGTTGGGTGCCTCCCCTTGGAGCTTGATGGTCAGCCGGCTCACCATCTCGGCGGCATTGGGCATGCGGCCACAGGTCCAGCGCGACAGGTAGGCATCCGCGCCCAGCCGGTAATCACGCGCGGTGATCCGGGCCACGGCGCGGTCCACGATCGCGCGCGGCGTGGCCGGTGCGGGACCGCTTGGCGTGACCTGTCCGGCCGGCGCATAGGCCCCCACCAGCACAGTCTGGTTGTCGGCCGGATTGGGTCCGAAATCCGAGGTTTCACCCTGCGCCGCCAGTTCGATCTGCTGCGAAGGCACGCCCGCGTTCTGCAGTTCGCGCGCCGCCCGCTTCGCGCGATGACAGGACAGGTTGAGGTTGTAGCCGGCCTTGCCCACGGTGCTGGCATATCCATGCACCTTGAAGATGGAGTCGGCGCGCTGGCTGCGGGCGAAGCTGCGCAGGTTGTCGCTCTGCGCCTGGTCCTTGAAGACATCGGAGTCCAGGCAGAACTGGAAGTGCATACCGGCGATGCTTTCGGCGCTGGACGGGCAGGGCGGGTCCGGCTGCAGGTTGCCCAGGCCCGTCGGCACGGGCGGGCAGGCCGGTTCGCCGGTGCGCTCGCCGAACTCCGGTGGCGGCGTGGTCAGCGTGGTGGAGGGCTCGACCTGGCCGACATCGATATCGTCGTCGCTTTCACCCTCCATCTCGCCCTGCTGGCGTTGCACGATGTTCCTGCGCGCCACGCCGGCGCCCGCCGCGGACTGCTGCACCACATGGGTCAGTTCGTGGGCAAGCAGGTGCTGCCCCGCTGTGGTGCGCGGCGCGTACTGGCCACTGCCGAACACGATATCGCGGCCAACCGTGTAGGCCCTGGCGTTCACCTCGCGCGCCGAGCGATTGGCGGCGGCGTCGGCATGCACCCGTACCGTGGCAAAGTCCTGCCCGAAGCGCGGCTCGAAGAAGGCGCGCGCGCGGGCATCGAGCGCATGGCCGTGGGATCGCAGGACTTCGGCGACGCTTGCCGGCGCGTCCGCAGGCATGTTTAAGGCCCGACCGGCAGGCTTCCTTTGCACCTTCGCGTCGTCCTCGTCGATCTCCACGCCGCACCGTTCGCACTTGCGCTGCACGCTTGCGGCAGCTGGCCGGATGTTGCCCCGGGCAGGCTCCATGCGCATGACCCGATGCGCCATCTGGTCCGCCTCGCGCTCAAACACATCATCGGTGGGTCCGATCGTCAGGCCAGCAGCCTTTGCCTTGCAGCGCGGGCAGGAGCCGCCGCAGGCGCAGGCGGCCTTGCGCTGCAGCAGCGAGGCTGGCGCCTGGTGCGGCACCGGCACAGGTGCCGGCGCCGGCGCGGGTTTCCGCGTCGGTTGCCGGGACATTGCCGGCTTTGGTGCTGGATTTTGGCGGGCTGGCGCGAACATGAGCAGCACCTATGGCTTGTCGCTCCTTGTCTTCTTCCGCCGAGCTGCGGAAGGGGCAGGAGCGGTTTCAGGCCCGGTGCGCGCCACGGAGAAATCCGCCGGCACGATGCTTCTCGCCTGATCCAGCAGTTTCGCCGCCACGGCGCGGTCGCCGACAATCTCGGCCAGCCTGGCCGGGTCGGCTTCGAGGATGCCTTCGACGTCGACAATGCCACCTTTGTCGAGTCGCTTGCGCGTGGTGGCATCGATCTCGAGCTTGTCCAGTGGTGTCCTGGGTGCTGAGGAGGCGGGGGGCGTTGGCGCCGGTCCTGCTCCTGCTCCTGGTGCTGGTGCTGGTGTTGGCGCCGGCGCAGCGACCGGGGGCGGCATGGTGCACACGCCACCATCGCGCGCGCCCAGTACGATGATGCGGAAGTCGACCTGGCCAAGCACAGGATGCAACGGTACTGCCTCGACCTGCAGGGTCTTCTGCGCGGCATCCAGCACATGGATGCGTGCATTCAATTGCGCAGCAGTAGCGGCCCGGGTCGTCGGCTTCGCGTCCGTTTCCCCGGCGGCCGCCATGTTGACGGTAGTCCCGGTGCCATTCCGCTGCCCGCCCTGGTAGCGCAGCAGGAAATAGCCTTGCGCGTCGGTGCAGCCAAAGCCGATTTCGCGGATCCAGTTGCCCTTGTCGTCGTAGAGGGCAACAGTCAGGTCAGGCAAGCCCTTGCCCTGCCGGTCCCGCACGAAGCCGTGGAATACATAGCCGTCCTGGTCCACGGCCGGCACACCGGTGCCGGCGCGGGTCTGTTCGAAGCCGATGTCGCGCAGCAGTCCTGCGTTGCTCCTGATTCGGTCGGCCAGCGCGCCCACCCGCGGATTGTCGCTGCCGTACTTGAGTGCCAGCCGCCGCTGCTCGCGCGCGTAGCCGCTGGCGCGGGTGGTGCGCACGGTCTGCAGGCCGGCGAAGGCGGCAGCGCGCTGCGGGTCGAGGCTGGCGATCTGGCCTTCCAGCGATTTCTCCACCGTCTCGTCCGGGATGCCGCTGGCATCGCAGCTACGTGTGTTGTCAGCCATTGCTGATGACTCCAGTGGTCTTGCCGAAATTGGTCAGGATCCGCCCGTTGCCTTCGCACAGGCCGGTACCCAGCGGATCGACCAGCACGGTATTCGGACCGCCCTGCAGGTAGGCGGGGAAGAAGGCGCGCGCCAGTATGCAGTGCGTGGTCTGGTTGAAGGTGGTGGCGTTGAGCATGCCCAGCGTCACCGCGGAGAATTTCGCGCGCAGCAGCGACTCCTTGAGCCGGTTGTTGCAGGCCCGCAGCGAAAAGCCGAACAGGAGCGCATGCACCAGCACCACGTCGTCGAGCAGGTTGCAGTCGCACTGGTTGTCGGCAAAGGCAACGTCGTCGAGGCTGAAAACGGCGATCGAAGACAGCGACAACGTGGCACCGGTCTCGACCAGGTCCAGCAGGCACTGGTTGTCCGCGAACAGCACATTGCCGCCGGCCAGGTAGGCGCCCAGCCGCTCGTCGTCCAGTCCCGGCCGCGCGGAGAAGCCGGTGGTGGCCAGTGCCCCCTTTGCAATCGAGGAGAAGGCGAGGAACTGCAGGTACAGCTCGGCCGACATGCCGAGGTTCAGGATCGCCACCGTGGCCGCTGCGAAGGTCGCCCCCGCGCCGCGCACTATCGCATGGCTGGTCAGCTGGTTGCCGTGCACCGACACGGGTCCCAGCGCCGTCACACTGAGCGCCTGGCCCAACGGCGCGCTGACGATATTGCCGTGCATGGTGAGCGCTGGTTCGCCGCTCTGGACCGGCAGCACCTGCGCGCCCACGCGCACCGGCATCACCGGCGCGACCGCATAGACGATATTGACGCCACCGCGCCGGCCGATCCTGGCGGCAGCGCTGCTGGCGACGCTGGTGGTCGTGTTGGTGGTTACATTGCCCGGAGCGGCTCTGGCGCCGTTGCCTGCAATGTGGTTGCGCGATATCTCCAGCCCCTGCGCATGCAGCACGAAAATGCCGCAGACCGGCTCCAGGTGGCTGGGGCCATTGTCGTCGATCACGTTGTCGCGAATGACAAGCCGCTCGACGTCGGCCAGCGCGATGCCGCCATAGCCCATGCTGTCGATCATCGCCTCCGGGATCTCGGACAGCGGACGCCGCAGGCAGCCGCGGATGTCGTTGCCGGCGATGGCCAGTCCCTCCACCGTGACGAACTCGTCGGCCTCGGCCAGGTTGAAGAAGCCGGCCACGCCGATGCCGTTCATGCCCATCTGGTGGATGCGGTTGTCAGCGATCTCGATCTCGCTCAGCGTACCGGCCGAGGCCACCCGCACCCGGCCTTCGCCGATGTCCACCGGGATGGCCACCAGCACGCTGCTGGCCGGCATCCTGGGATCGCAGGGGTCGACGGGGCGCGGGCGCGGCCAGCGTATCGGCGGCACCGGCTCGTTGCGGTCGTCGATAAAGATCAGGCTGCCGAGCGTGATGCCATTGCCCGCGCCGCCGCGGATCAGGTTGCCGGCAATGCGCACCCGGTCCGAGGTGCCGCCGATCTGCAGGCCGCCCCGGCTCAGCGATCCGGGCGCGAAAGCCATGGCCGCCATGGCCGCCGTGGCAGCCGTGACGGCCGTCGCCGCCGGCAACTCCGCTGTCAGCACCGGCTCATCGGTTCTGGGCTGGCCAGCCGCAACCTCGATCCGGTTGCGTTCGATCAGCATGTCATCGCCCAATGCGAACACGGCCGGGTCCAGGCAGGCACTGTCGCGCATGCGGATCCGGCACCCGCTCAGCATGAGCTGGCGCGCATTGAGCACGCGGATGGCGCTGGCGGCAGCGGCGCTGACGTCGAGTTCCTGCAGGATCACGCCGACCAGCGCATCTGGCACCGGCTGGTCGCGCCCGAAATTCGGATCACCGCCTTCCAGCACCAGTCCCGGCCCGCGTTCATGCGCCAGCACGGCAAGCGAATCGATGCGGATGTTCTGTCCGCCGCGCACGTGGAACACGGGCGGCGCGCTGTCCGCCTCGCCGCGCGGCGGGGCACCATGGACACGGCTGCGCGCGCCGCAGCCGGTCACGGTGACATTGCGGCGGCGAACGATCTCGATGCTCTCGGTGAAATCGCCGGGCAGCACGCAGACCTGGCCGCCTTCGGCCGGCAGCGCGTTGATTGCCTGCTGGATCGACTCAAAGTCGCCGAAGCTGCGCCGCCCGTCGCCGACGCGATAGGTGCAGCAGGTCTGCAGCCGGGTAAGGGGGCGAAAGCGCTGGCGGCAGTCCTCGATACTGCCCGAGATCGTGGTATTGCGGCGCCCGGTCCAGTTGATCTCGGCCAGCGCGGCGCGGTGGCGGACCACGCCGGTCGGGGGTGCATCATCGATCAACACCGCCGGATTGGGAATTTCGCCGGCACGTACGCTGAAGGTCCAGTAGTCGCCGGGCTGGAAGTTCCCGGCGGCTGGCGTGTCGAAGGCCAGCCGGATGCCATCGCGCAACTCGACCGGATTGGCGGCGTTGGTGAAATCGGCAATATCGCGTAGCCCGTTCCACAGCCGGAAGAAAACCGGTTCGGTGGTTGCGGGCAGGGCGCCATACACCGGGGGCACCGCCAGTTCGAGATCGTGGTCGGTATTGAGGATCGCGGTGCTCGCGTAGACGACGCTCCATGCGCCATCCAGCTCGTCATATTGCAGCGCTTCCAGGTACCAGTCGGCCAGGCCGGCGTTGACAATGGCGGCGCGGCCGGCGTCGATCACCACGCGCGGCGGGTTCAGCGTGGCGTCGAAGCGGCCGCGTCCGGCCAGTCCGCCGTTCCACTGGCTCCATTTGAAGCGCGCCGGGGCACCCGTCTCGCCTTGCGCGATCTCGATGCGATAGAGGTTGTGCTCGAAGCCAAGGTAGCCACCTCCGCCCACCACCGGGCAATCACCCGGAATCGCCGTGACGGGGGCCAGCGTCACGCTGAGCCGGCCCTTGCGGGCAGGGTCGTCGCGCAGTCGCCCGGCGATCGATGCGCAGTCCTCGCCTTCGGCCAGCCGCAGCAGGCGGAAGCGCACATTGACAAAGGCGCGCTCTGCCGTATCGGGGCCGCCCAACGCCGGCTCGATCAGCCGTTCCGGATACTGGAAGCCGTGCAATGCTTCCTCGGAAACCTCGACGATGACCGCGTCGCGAACGCCATCGTCGATCTGGTCGGGCGTTGGCAGCGGGTCGGCCAGCGGTGGTCCGTAGTAGCGGACCCGCCGCTCGAGAGGCGCATCAGGGGCGGCCGCCGCGCCGGGCAACCGTGTCAGGATGCCATCGACCCACGCGCGTCCCGGCCTGACGGTGACATGCACTTCGCCATCCTCGACGAAGGACGAGGTGACGGCGAAACTCTGAGGTTCTGCCGCAGGCACCGCGCACACGCCTTCGCCGATGATGTCGCGGCCGGCCTGGCCGTGCCATGACAGCGCAAGCAGCTGGCCCTCGGTCAGGTCGGCGTCATCCATCACGCGGCCTTGCTGGTGCAGCACGCCCTCGATATTGCGCAGCGGGCCCTGCGCGGGCGCGCTCACGCCGCGCTCATGCTCGTGAGGGTCGAAATAGAGAGCAGAGAAGTCGCCTTGCATGGCAGCCCCGTTCAGTTTGCAGTCATTTTTCTAGGTCACCGGCAGCAGCAGCGGCCGCACGCCGATGGGCATGAATTCCCGCAACCTCACCTGCAGATTGGTCCATTTGTGCGCCTCGAAGAGAAAGCCGAACGCACCCATCGCATCGTCGCCGGGCCCGAGGGTGCGGATGCGCGCATCGGATTCGCGCGCAATCTGCGCATAGCCGGGATCGTTGAACCTGCGCGACGTGAAGACCAGCCGCGCGTCGCGCCCATCCAGGCAGAAGTGGTTGGGCGGCAACCGGTCGCCGTCGCCGCTGAACCAGCTCCATTTGATGCAGCCATGCTGGTTGTCCAGCACGGCGAAACGCTGCGAGAAGATCCCGCCGAGCCCGCCGACCGCGCTGGTGCGCACCGCGCCGAAGCAGGTCAGTCCGTCAAACTGCAATGGCGCGCCCCAGTTGTTGGCGGCATCGGTGGCGGCGGCGATCGCGAAGACGGTGTCGGGCGCATCATCGTCACGCGGCGAGGCATCGACAATGCAGTGCTGCAGGTCGAGCCGGTAGCGGTCGTCGATGGCGAGGCTGCCGCAAATGCTGTCGGCGATCACGATGTCAGGCGTCGGCGCGAACGCGAGCACATCGTCGGGGTCGGCAAAGCCATAACCGTTGGCCAGCCGCATGGCGGCCCTGCGTGGCGCCTGGCTGCCATCGCGCAGCGCATGACCACCCGGTGCCAGGGTGCAGCCGACAATTTCGAGCCGCGCGAGCGCCGCGCGGCCGATCAACGGGCCATCGGCCGGGAACGGCGCCGCTTCGTCGGCGGCCAGGTACAGCCCTTCGAGCCGGACTGCAGGAGCGACCGTGGTCGCCGCAGCGGCGGCCACCGGCCGGAATCCCAGGGGCTGCGCCAGCAGCACGACCGGGCGCTGGCCGCCGGCAGCACGGATCGTCAGGGATCTCGCCAGCCGCAACGAGAGCCCGCCGTCGATGCTGGTGCCGCCAAGTGCCGCCAGGTCGATGCGATGCACATGGCTGTCGCTGATCTCGATCACCACGGGGCGCGTCACGGTGTCGAGCCCGTCAAGCGCGTCCTGCAGCGAGATGCCTCCGCTGACCGCGCCCACCGTCCGCAATTCGACACTGTCATCGGCCGGGAACACCCGGGACACGGGATGCGCGCCCACCGGCCCGACCGCGCCGTAGGTAAAGCTTGCGTAGATACCGGGAACCCCCTGGGGCGTGATCAGCAGGTCGGCCTGGGCCGTGCTACCCATGCCGATCATCACGCGCCCCAGGTCGGGATCGATCACGATCTCGCCATGACGCAACGGCCGACGCAGCCCGCTTTCCCAGGCGCACAGGTTGTCACCGCGGAACAGCCATTGCCACGCAGTCTGCGGCGGCGGCGGAATCAGCAGAGGCGCAAGCGATTGCGGCAGGAACAGATGCAGGCCCGCATCGCCGAGATCGAAGCCGGTGGGGGGACTCGCAGCCTCGTTGAAAAAGTCCACCGCCACGTAGGCCTGTGGCCTGGCGCCGGGGGAGCCCGTCGTCAGGCGTGCGTCGGCCATCGGGCCGGGCACTGCGTCCGCCTCGGTCAGCGGGGCGATGATGCCGCCCGATGTGTTTTGCCGCAGGAACCCCGGGCGGCTGGTGTTGAACAGCCG includes the following:
- a CDS encoding hypothetical protein (K06201: cutC; copper homeostasis protein), with product MADNTRSCDASGIPDETVEKSLEGQIASLDPQRAAAFAGLQTVRTTRASGYAREQRRLALKYGSDNPRVGALADRIRSNAGLLRDIGFEQTRAGTGVPAVDQDGYVFHGFVRDRQGKGLPDLTVALYDDKGNWIREIGFGCTDAQGYFLLRYQGGQRNGTGTTVNMAAAGETDAKPTTRAATAAQLNARIHVLDAAQKTLQVEAVPLHPVLGQVDFRIIVLGARDGGVCTMPPPVAAPAPTPAPAPGAGAGPAPTPPASSAPRTPLDKLEIDATTRKRLDKGGIVDVEGILEADPARLAEIVGDRAVAAKLLDQARSIVPADFSVARTGPETAPAPSAARRKKTRSDKP